A single genomic interval of Juglans regia cultivar Chandler chromosome 1, Walnut 2.0, whole genome shotgun sequence harbors:
- the LOC109012664 gene encoding uncharacterized protein LOC109012664: MNGIQNRKFHTTEKQFPGCLGRMVNLFDLSSGIAGNRLLTDKPHRDGSSLSRSRSDVARTWSPPIGDQIEDKLTVPDLRRTSSNKANGTPIKMLIDQEMLKEGESKHNPPNVVAKLMGLDTLPHPQPDSAAQRNHAKGNSRRSLSHSGITLGSWQEEDGFSDKGMLCEIYQCPEHNEYKDVYAIWQQSETRNYARDRSPQKERRSGKTNEKNMALVRQKFTEAKRLATDEKLRQSKEFQDALEVLSSNKDLFLKFLQEPNYLFSQHLKDLRSIPPPSETKRITVLRPSKMVDSDKFVGSGKKSDKQIKMPGQAVLWNKNDLGYYPMSTDQKVDEYPGQPTRIVVLKPSPVEPQDIKAVVSSPSLSPRVVHSEDYEEVEDDEALESREVAKEITRQMRENLIGHQRDETLVSCVFSNGYTGDESSFNKSENEYAVGNMSDSEVMSPSPRHSWDYINRFGSPYSSSSFSRASCSPESSVCREAKKRLSERWAMMASNGIFQDQRQARRSSSTLGEMLALSDTKKLARSEDGNISKEQELVESVSCLSNNLNKEKDLVDSPKNLLRSKSVPVSSTVYGTGLNVEVSESEAGKTHVPKELVKAKSMKSSIKGKVSSLFFSRNKKSSKDKPAVSRSKDESQSAGSEAPGYPLHSLGVTSDATSQCANESGLCSAIHGSSSKTSPETIMGQKQGATICEAALSITKPVMPGNVSENQDRPSPISVLELPFDDENTYEDAHGNMKPDLQGRQLPIKPNLIDKSPPIESIARTLSWDESCAETATHYTIKPSVSLGTEVEEHDWLALVQTLLSVAGLDGEVQSQTFFARWHSLDSPLDLSLRDKVATFHEKDLLPEAKRRQHRSNWKLVFDCVNATLMEITGYESEKCPMGRQCNGDNNRHFEGVSTMLVDWVWTHMQEWISSEGRCVLADGGDNDSLVVERLVRKEVVGKGWDELFRLEIDNFGKEIEVKLLEELVAEAVVDLTGRL, encoded by the exons ATGAATGGGATTCAAAACAGGAAATTTCACACTACTGAGAAACAGTTTCCAGGATGTCTCGGAAGAATGGTGAACCTTTTTGATTTGAGTTCAGGCATTGCTGGAAACAGGCTGCTAACAGATAAACCTCATCGTGATG GTTCTTCACTCTCAAGGAGCAGATCAGATGTGGCAAGAACCTGGAGTCCTCCTATTGGAGATCAGATAGAGGATAAACTG ACTGTGCCTGATTTAAGGAGAACTTCGAGCAATAAGGCAAATGGAACACCGATAAAGATGCTTATAGACCAAGAAATGTTGAAAGAAGGGGAGTCTAAGCACAACCCACCTAATGTTGTTGCAAAGTTGATGGGGCTTGACACCCTCCCCCACCCGCAGCCCGATTCAGCTGCTCAAAGAAACCATGCAAAAGGTAATTCAAGACGTAGTTTAAGCCATTCGGGGATAACATTGGGATCTTGGCAGGAAGAAGATGGCTTCTCTGATAAGGGAATGCTATGTGAAATTTATCAGTGTCCAGAACATAATGAATATAAAGATGTTTATGCAATCTGGCAGCAATCTGAAACGAGAAATTATGCAAGGGATAGATCGCCTCAGAAAGAAAGGCGTAGTGGAAAgactaatgaaaaaaatatggcTCTTGTTCGTCAGAAGTTCACGGAAGCAAAACGCCTGGCAACAGATGAGAAACTTCGCCAGTCTAAGGAATTTCAGGATGCTTTGGAAGTTTTAAGTTCCAACAAAGacttatttcttaaatttctgCAAGAGCCAAATTACTTATTTTCTCAACATCTGAAAGATCTGAGGTCTATTCCTCCACCTTCTGAGACAAAGCGTATCACTGTTCTTAGACCTTCAAAGATGGTTGATAGTGACAAATTTGTTGGATCAGGGAAGAAGAGCGATAAGCAAATAAAGATGCCGGGCCAAGCGGTTTTGTGGAACAAAAATGACCTTGGATATTATCCTATGTCCACCGATCAGAAAGTTGATGAATATCCTGGTCAACCAACTCGAATAGTGGTACTGAAGCCTAGCCCTGTTGAGCCTCAGGACATCAAGGCTGTTGTTTCTTCACCTTCCTTGTCACCTAGAGTAGTACATTCTGAAGATTATGAGGAAGTTGAAGATGACGAGGCCCTAGAATCAAGGGAAGTGGCAAAGGAGATCACCAGGCAGATGCGTGAAAATCTGATCGGTCATCAAAGGGATGAGACTTTAGTTTCTTGTGTCTTTTCCAATGGCTATACTGGTGATGAGAGTTCGTTTAACAAATCAGAGAATGAGTATGCTGTGGGAAACATGAGTGATTCGGAAGTCATGTCACCATCTCCTAGGCATTCATGGGATTACATCAATAGGTTTGGTAGCCcttattcttcttcctccttcagcCGTGCGTCATGCTCTCCAGAGTCATCAGTGTGTAGAGAAGCAAAGAAGCGGCTGTCTGAAAGATGGGCCATGATGGCATCAAATGGAATTTTTCAAGATCAAAGACAAGCTCGGAGAAGCTCTAGTACTTTGGGTGAGATGCTTGCTCTTTCTGATACAAAGAAGTTGGCAAGATCTGAGGATGGGAATATTAGTAAGGAACAAGAGTTAGTGGAATCAGTTTCATGCttaagtaataatttaaataaagaaaaagatttgGTTGATTCCCCTAAAAATCTGTTGAGGTCAAAATCTGTACCAGTATCTTCAACTGTGTATGGTACCGGGCTCAATGTTGAAGTTTCTGAATCTGAGGCTGGAAAAACGCATGTTCCTAAGGAGTTAGTAAAGGCAAAGAGCATGAAATCATCAATCAAGGGGAAAGTTTCGAGTTTATTTTTCTCTAGGAATAAGAAATCAAGTAAAGATAAACCTGCAGTATCTCGCTCTAAAGATGAATCTCAATCTGCTGGCTCTGAAGCACCTGGGTATCCATTACACTCTCTTGGAGTGACTAGCGATGCCACTTCTCAATGTGCTAATGAAAGTGGCCTTTGTTCTGCAATACATGGATCGTCAAGCAAAACTTCTCCAGAGACCATCATGGGTCAAAAACAAGGCGCAACAATTTGTGAG GCAGCGTTGTCAATAACCAAACCTGTAATGCCTGGGAATGTCAGTGAGAATCAGGATCGACCGAGTCCAATTTCAGTTTTGGAACTACCATTTGACGATGAAAACACATATGAAGATGCACATGGCAATATGAAGCCAGACCTTCAGG GAAGACAATTACCAATCAAGCCTAATTTGATTGATAAATCTCCACCTATAGAATCAATTGCTCGGACTCTGTCCTGGGATGAGTCATGTGCAGAAACTGCCACCCATTATACGATAAAGCCTTCAGTTTCCCTGGGCACTGAGGTGGAAGAACACGATTGGCTTGCCCTTGTGCAAACGCTACTATCAGTGGCTGGTCTTGATGGCGAGGTGCAATCACAGACATTTTTTGCGAGATGGCACTCGCTTGATAGCCCATTGGACCTATCTTTAAGAGACAAAGTTGCCACCTTTCATGAAAAGGATTTACTGCCTGAAGCTAAGCGGAGGCAACATAGATCAAATTGGAAGCTTGTATTTGATTGTGTCAATGCCACACTAATGGAAATTACAGGTTATGAATCAGAAAAGTGCCCAATGGGCAGGCAATGTAACGGGGACAACAACAGGCACTTTGAGGGTGTATCAACCATGCTGGTGGACTGGGTGTGGACCCATATGCAGGAATGGATTTCTAGTGAGGGGAGATGTGTTTTGGCGGATGGTGGAGACAATGACAGCCTGGTGGTGGAGAGGCTTGTGAGAAAGGAGGTTGTGGGGAAAGGTTGGGATGAGCTTTTCAGATTGGAAATAGATAATTTTGGGAAGGAAATAGAGGTGAAGTTGCTGGAAGAGCTTGTGGCAGAGGCTGTGGTGGATTTGACAGGTAGGCTGTGA
- the LOC109012663 gene encoding tetraspanin-18-like: MRPNCCHISFAFVLKFLNFLQAFVGVSIVVYSVWMLNQWSHHVPISPPPSAPSPASSLSLFVDSESAWVSNPITRVNLAADIVSGFDGGSGLELDVNSFQLPAPWFIYSFMGVGIILCCITLIGCIAAEVIHGCCLCFYTFLITVFILIEAALVAFIAIDRNWEKDLPIDPTGELESLVSFIEDNIDICKWVGIAVVVIQALSLLLSIILRAMLSTRRPDFDSEEGYDGRSRTWEPLLNPQSTQPSVSTKGDGRGTHSDIWSSRIREKYGLNANQNTSVSSNSRQ, from the exons ATGCGACCCAATTGTTGCCACATTTCCTTTGCTTTCGTCCTCAAGTTCCTGAATTTTCTTCAGGCTTTCGTTGGGGTTTCAATCGTAGTATACTCCGTATGGATGCTCAACCAGTGGAGCCACCACGTTCCCATTTCTCCACCACCTTCAGCTCCATCCCCAGcttcttctctctcccttttcgtGGATTCTGAATCAGCTTGGGTATCCAACCCGATCACCAGAGTCAATCTTGCGGCCGATATCGTTTCCGGGTTCGATGGCGGTTCTGGGTTGGAGCTCGATGTGAATTCCTTTCAGCTTCCCGCTCCTTG GTTCATCTACTCTTTCATGGGAGTGGGCATTATCTTGTGTTGCATTACTCTCATAGGTTGCATTGCTGCCGAAGTAATTCATGGCTGCTGCCTATGTTTT TATACTTTCCTCATTACTGTATTCATACTAATAGAGGCGGCTCTGGTGGCATTCATTGCAATTGATCGTAATTGGGAAAag GATCTTCCAATTGATCCGACTGGTGAACTTGAGAGCCTTGTATCTTTCATTGAAGACAATATTGACATCTGTAAATGGGTTGGTATAGCTGTCGTTGTCATTCAG GCATTATCTCTTCTACTCTCAATAATTCTGCGAGCCATGCTTTCTACTCGGAGACCTGACTTTGATAGTGAGGAAGGCTATGATGGTAGGAGTAGAACTTGGGAACCACTGCTAAATCCACAATCAACCCAACCATCTGTGTCAACCAAGGGTGATGGTAGAGGGACTCACTCTGACATCTGGAGCTCACGGATAAGGGAGAAG TATGGACTGAACGCAAATCAGAACACATCAGTGAGCTCAAACTCAAGGCAGTGA